The sequence TGCGCGCACGGTGGTGCGCGACTTCTCCACCCGCATCATGCGCGGCGACCGGCTCGGCTTCATCGGCCCCAACGGCGCGGGCAAGACCACCCTGCTCAAGCTCATCCTCGGCGAGCTGCAACCCGACGACGGCCAGGTGCGCGTCGGCACGCGTCTGCAGATCGCGTACTTCGACCAGTTCCGTACCCAGCTCGATCCGGAAGCCGTGCTCACCGAGGTGATCAGCCCGGGTTCGGAGTTCGTCGAGATCGGCGGCACCCGCAAGCATGTGATCGGCTACCTGGGCGACTTCCTCTTCGCGCCCAGCCGCGCCCGCTCGCCGGTGAAGTCGCTGTCCGGCGGCGAACGCAACCGCCTGCTGCTCGCCCGCCTGTTCGCCCGCCCGGCCAATGTGCTGGTGCTGGACGAACCGACCAATGACCTCGATATCGAGACCCTGGAGCTGCTCGAAGAACTGCTACAGGACTACGCCGGCACCGTGATGCTGGTGAGCCACGACCGCGCCTTCCTCGACAACGTGGTGACGCAGGTCATCGCCTCGGAGGGTGACGGCACCTGGAAAGAGTACGCCGGCGGCTACAGCGACTGGGCCCGCGTGCGGCCTGGTCCGTCCGCGCCCACGACTGACGCGAAATCTGCGAAGCCGGCGACGCCGGCGCCGGCCGCCGTGGCCAGCGCAGAAGCGAAGCCTGCCGCGAAGAAACTCAGCTTCAACGAAAAACGCGAGCTCGATGCCCTGCCCGAACGCATCGCCAAGCTCGAAGCCGAACAAGGCTCCTTGCAGCAGCGCCTCGCCGACCCCGAGATCTACCGCTCGCAGGCCGCCGAGGTGCCGAAGATGAACACGCGCCTTGCCGAGATCGAGGAGCAGCTGCTGGAGATGCTGGACCGCTGGTCGGAGCTCGAATCGCGCACCTGAGTCACGCACCTGAGTCACGCACCTGAATCACCCACCTGAGCGGTGTGCCGTTCAGCTCGGCCGCAGGCGCTCCGTCACCGCCGGCCCGGTCACGCCGGCCACGCCCAGTTCCGCCAGCGTCTGCCATTCGGCGGTCGTGCTCACGCGCTCGGCCAGGACCTGGATGTCCAGGCCGCGCGCGACATCGACGATCGCCTTGATGAGGCGCTGGTTGCCGGCGTTCTCCTCGATGCCGGCGACGAAGCTGCCGTCCACCTTGAGGTAGTCCACTCGTTGCGCGTAGAGCCGCGGGATGGCCGAGAAGTGGCGGCCAAAGTGTTCGATGCCGAGCTTGCAGCCGTGCTGCGACAGGATGGGCGCAACGGCCGCCAGGCCGGAGAGCCCCTGGTCGAGGCCCCGCTCCGAAACCTCCACCCACAAGCGTCGCGCCATCGCGGGCGACGCGGCAAGACGGCGCTGCAGCCCTTCGCGGAACTGCAGGTCGGTCAGCGAGATCGGCGAGAGATTCACCGCGATCGGGCCGGTGACATGGTGCAGGCGCTGCAGCGCAAGCTCCACGGCGAGCAGATCCAGCGCCACCGTCATGCCGAGCCGATCGGCCGCGGGCATGAACTGGCCGGCGGTCCAGGGTGCGCCGTCGTCCGGCGCGCGCATGCGCATCATTGCCTCTTCATGCCAGGCGCGGCCGTCGATATGCGCGACCGGGAATCCCGCCAGAGCAAAGTCGCGCGCTGCCAGCGCGGCTTGCAGGAGGCTGCGCCACTCCTCCTGGGTGCGGGCCACCAGAGGCGTGTCGTAGGCGCTGATCACCGGCTCCGCATCCTCGCCCCGCTCGGCGCGCATCAAGGCCGCGTCGGCGCGGGCCATCACATGGCCGAGTTCGTCTCCACGATGGAAGAGCGCCACGCCGACGAAGCCCACCGGGCTGCGGTCGGCATGGCCGTGACGATGCAGGGCCTCGAGGGCGCGGGCGGCCGACGCCGCAAGCCTGCTCGCGGTGTCGGGGTCGGCGCCGGGCATCAACCAGGCGAAGTCCGCACCGTTGAGCCGCGCGAGGAAGTGTTCGGCCTCGCCGTCGGCCACCTCGCGCAGGACGTCCGCGGTCGAGCGCAGGAGCGCGTCGGTACGCTCGCGCCCGAGGCGACGGTTCAGATCGGCAAGCCCGGCGATGCGCACCAGGGCCAGGGCGCCGGTGGGCGCGGCGTCTTCGTCCTGCAGCTCGCTGCGCAGGCGACCAAGGAAGAAGCCGCGGTTGGGCAAGGAAGTCAGCGGATCGCGGTTGGCCTCGGTGCGCAGGTCCTCGATGCGCGCGGCCTGTTCGCCGAACATCACGCGCACCCGGTCGACCATGAGGTTGAGCGCGCGCACGGCCGAGCGTAGCTCGCGCACCTTGGGCTCGCGCATGGTGACGAAGCGACGCTCGCCGATCGCCTCGGCCTGCGCGACCATTTCGTTGAGTGGTCCGCGCAGCCAGCGCACCAGCACGCTGAGACTCAAGCCGAGGATCAGCGCGAGGCCGGCCATGACGACGCAAAGCTGGAGCGCGCCCTGCCACAGCGCCTCATAGGCGAAGCGCACCTGCGGCACCAGGGTCACGCGACCGGCCTGGTTCCAGCCGCGGTTGACCAGGGCGGTGCCGGGCTGCGGGTCCAGCCGTAGGAGGCCGGTGAACCAGGCGGGCGCGTCGCTCGCGGAGGTCTCGCTCACCCGCTCGGCCACGGTCTTGCCGCGCGCGTCTTCGTAGCGGATGCGCGCGTAGTGGCCGGAGTCGAAGAGCGCGCTCACCATCAGCTCGGCGGTGGCCTCGTCCTTGGCTTGCTGCGACATCGAGAGCGCCAGCGCCGCCGCGCCGTCCGTGGCCTGGGCCAGCAGTTGCTGCTGGAGGTAGCTGCGCGCGGTGATGAGGCTCACCGCGAAGCTGCCCGCGAAGGCGAGCGCGCACGCGGCGAGGGCAACGATCCAGAGCTGGCGGAGCAATGACATGGGTGTTCCTCTTTGAATCTCGGCTATTGCGGGGCGTAGCCTTCGGAGCGCATGCGCAGCAGCAGCCCCTTCCAGCGCGTGAGCCGTTCGATCGAGCTGACCGAGCCGCTGGCGTACACGCCCTCGCTGTTGAAACTGAAAACGGGCGTCAGGTCCGGGCGGCGCGAAGCGGGCCGGATCTCGCCAATCAGGTTGTCGAGCACCTCTGGCTCGCCGTCAGGCGTGGCGTAGTAGCCAAGCACCATGTGCGCCTGTGTGATGCTGCTCTCGGGCCCGCCGATGCGCGCACGCACATAGATGAGCCGCAGCTTCGCGGCGTCCACGCCGGCTTCGCGCAGGCTGAAGTACTTGGCCAGGGCGAAGTCTTCGCAGTCGCCGGCGCCACGCCCCAGGGTCTCGATCGGCGTGGCCCAGTAGTCGGCCTGGTTCCAGATCTCCTGATCGTCGGCGAAGCGTATCCGTCGATTGAAGAAGTCATTGACGCTACGCAGCTGCTGCGCCTCGGCCCTGCCGGGAAGACCGGCCACCAGGGCGCGCCACTCGCGTACGGCCGCAGCCCCGCCGGCCCCGTAGCGCTGCGCGGCGCCCTCGATCATCTGCGCGTCGTTCGCCGCCCACGCGAGCAGCGCACAGCACAGGGCCGCCAGCACAAACACGGCGTGCATCCAGCTGCGGGCCCGCAATGCGGGAATGAACCGTTGGGCGCGGGCGGTCACGGGGCGTGATTGCAGCCCTGCGCGCAAGCCGCGTCAAGCCTCGCGCAGCAGCGATGACGCGGTGCAAAAGCAAATAGGAGTTAAATTTTCCGACACACGTGTCAAATCTTGGCGCACGGTGGTCCGGGCTCTCCGTAAGGTCTGTATGGTCTGCACATCACTTTGGTCAGACCCGGGCATTTATGCGATTGCGATGCCCGGGCACTGACATGGCTCCAAGGAAAGCTCCCCCATGAAGCGTCCCGACATTCGCGCGATCGGCCTCGCAGCGGCTCTGACAATGAGCCCCGCGGCCTTCGCGACCAGCAACCTCCAGCAGGCGGTCGAGCAGGCCATCCTGCACAACCCCGAAACCAGCTCGCGCTATCACAACCTGCGCGCCGCCGAGGAAGAGCAGAGCGCCTCGCGCGGCAACTACCTGCCGCGCCTGGACGTGCAGGCCTTCGCCGGCACCGAACGGCAGGACTATCCGACCCGGCGGGATTCGAGCTGGTACAGCCACCCCGGCGCCTCGGCCACGCTGCGCCAGATGCTCTTCGACGGCTTCGCGACCTCGAACGACGTCAAGCGCCTCGGCTACGCCAAGCTTACGCGCTACTACGAGCTGCTCAGCGCCTCGGACGACACCGCGCTGGAAGCCGCCCGCGCCTACATCGAC is a genomic window of Niveibacterium sp. SC-1 containing:
- a CDS encoding EAL domain-containing protein encodes the protein MSLLRQLWIVALAACALAFAGSFAVSLITARSYLQQQLLAQATDGAAALALSMSQQAKDEATAELMVSALFDSGHYARIRYEDARGKTVAERVSETSASDAPAWFTGLLRLDPQPGTALVNRGWNQAGRVTLVPQVRFAYEALWQGALQLCVVMAGLALILGLSLSVLVRWLRGPLNEMVAQAEAIGERRFVTMREPKVRELRSAVRALNLMVDRVRVMFGEQAARIEDLRTEANRDPLTSLPNRGFFLGRLRSELQDEDAAPTGALALVRIAGLADLNRRLGRERTDALLRSTADVLREVADGEAEHFLARLNGADFAWLMPGADPDTASRLAASAARALEALHRHGHADRSPVGFVGVALFHRGDELGHVMARADAALMRAERGEDAEPVISAYDTPLVARTQEEWRSLLQAALAARDFALAGFPVAHIDGRAWHEEAMMRMRAPDDGAPWTAGQFMPAADRLGMTVALDLLAVELALQRLHHVTGPIAVNLSPISLTDLQFREGLQRRLAASPAMARRLWVEVSERGLDQGLSGLAAVAPILSQHGCKLGIEHFGRHFSAIPRLYAQRVDYLKVDGSFVAGIEENAGNQRLIKAIVDVARGLDIQVLAERVSTTAEWQTLAELGVAGVTGPAVTERLRPS
- a CDS encoding transglutaminase-like cysteine peptidase — translated: MHAVFVLAALCCALLAWAANDAQMIEGAAQRYGAGGAAAVREWRALVAGLPGRAEAQQLRSVNDFFNRRIRFADDQEIWNQADYWATPIETLGRGAGDCEDFALAKYFSLREAGVDAAKLRLIYVRARIGGPESSITQAHMVLGYYATPDGEPEVLDNLIGEIRPASRRPDLTPVFSFNSEGVYASGSVSSIERLTRWKGLLLRMRSEGYAPQ